In the Pirellulales bacterium genome, one interval contains:
- a CDS encoding carboxyl transferase domain-containing protein: MLRSKIDRNAAAFQANRAALTSQIEELNKLLEGARAGGGPKYTERHHKRGKLLARERVELLVDRDSPFLELSSVAAAGTEYHVGGSGVGGIGVVSGVECVITGNDPTVRGGAVNPYSLAKSMRALAIARQNRLPVIFLVESGGADLPRQAEIFVPGGAVFRDLTQLSAMNIPTLALVFGNSTAGGAYNPAMCDYSVFVRGRAKVFLGGPPLVKMATGEESTDEELGGAEMHARVSGLSDFLANDELDALRLGRQIMANLNWRKHGPAPSGHVAEPLYDAEDLLGLAPSDLKVPADIYEILARVVDGSQFDEYKPLYGTSLVTGWASIHGFPVGILANARGVLFSEEAQKATQFIQLANRNDVPLVFIQNVTGYMVGKEYEQRGIIKHGAMMINAVSNSTVPHVTLQIGASYGAGNYGMCGRAYNPRFVFIWPNSKTAVMGPQQLAGVMSIVSRAAAAEAGRPFDEQADKMQRAFIENQIEKESLAEYTSARIYDDGIIDPRDTRTVLGIALSACHSNVVQGTRQWGVFRM; the protein is encoded by the coding sequence GTGCTTCGTTCCAAAATCGATCGTAACGCGGCCGCATTTCAGGCAAATCGCGCCGCGCTCACATCCCAGATCGAAGAGCTGAACAAGCTGCTCGAAGGGGCTCGCGCCGGTGGCGGACCGAAATACACCGAGCGGCATCACAAGCGAGGCAAGCTGCTGGCGCGCGAGCGCGTCGAGCTGCTCGTCGATCGCGATTCGCCGTTCCTCGAATTGTCGAGCGTCGCCGCTGCCGGCACCGAATATCATGTCGGCGGTTCCGGCGTCGGCGGGATCGGCGTCGTGTCCGGCGTCGAATGCGTCATTACCGGCAATGACCCCACGGTACGCGGCGGCGCGGTGAATCCCTATTCGCTCGCGAAATCCATGCGGGCGCTCGCCATCGCGCGGCAAAACCGGCTGCCTGTTATCTTTCTGGTCGAATCGGGCGGAGCGGATTTGCCCCGGCAGGCCGAGATCTTCGTGCCGGGGGGCGCCGTGTTTCGCGATTTGACGCAGCTCTCGGCCATGAACATTCCGACACTTGCCCTGGTGTTCGGCAATTCCACGGCCGGCGGCGCGTACAACCCCGCGATGTGCGATTACTCGGTCTTCGTCCGCGGCCGTGCAAAGGTGTTTCTCGGCGGCCCGCCGCTGGTGAAGATGGCCACTGGCGAAGAATCGACCGACGAAGAATTGGGCGGAGCCGAGATGCACGCCCGCGTCTCGGGCCTGTCGGATTTCCTGGCCAACGATGAACTCGACGCGCTGCGCTTGGGCCGGCAGATCATGGCCAACCTCAACTGGCGCAAGCACGGCCCGGCGCCGAGCGGCCACGTCGCTGAACCATTGTACGACGCCGAAGACTTGCTCGGGCTTGCCCCGTCGGACTTGAAGGTTCCGGCCGATATTTATGAGATCCTGGCCCGCGTCGTCGATGGTTCGCAATTCGACGAATACAAACCACTCTACGGCACCAGCCTGGTGACCGGTTGGGCGTCGATCCACGGTTTTCCGGTGGGCATCTTGGCGAACGCGCGCGGCGTGCTGTTCTCTGAGGAAGCCCAAAAGGCCACGCAGTTCATCCAGTTGGCCAATCGTAACGACGTGCCGCTGGTGTTCATTCAAAACGTGACCGGCTACATGGTGGGCAAGGAATACGAGCAGCGCGGCATCATCAAGCATGGCGCCATGATGATCAACGCCGTCTCGAATAGCACGGTGCCGCACGTCACGCTGCAGATCGGCGCTTCGTACGGCGCCGGAAATTACGGCATGTGCGGCCGGGCTTACAATCCGCGCTTTGTGTTCATCTGGCCCAACAGCAAGACGGCCGTCATGGGTCCGCAGCAATTGGCCGGCGTGATGTCGATCGTCAGTCGTGCCGCCGCGGCCGAGGCGGGCCGGCCGTTCGACGAGCAGGCCGACAAGATGCAGCGGGCCTTTATCGAAAATCAGATCGAAAAAGAGTCGCTCGCCGAATATACGAGCGCGCGGATTTACGACGACGGCATCATCGACCCACGCGATACGCGCACAGTGCTGGGCATCGCCCTTTCGGCCTGCCATTCCAACGTGGTGCAAGGCACGCGGCAGTGGGGCGTCTTTCGCATGTAA
- a CDS encoding GTPase, with the protein MATNLTPQYHKAEEAYRRATTVDEELKWLEVMFREMPKHKASEKLQSDLKQKISRAKKEVEAAKKTPAKQTGVKIPRQGAGTVLLVGGPNAGKSQLLAALTRATPEIAPYPFTTRIPLPGMMTWEDVQVQLIDTPPITPDIFETYMQGLIRGADLVLLLVDLGSDEGIDECQAVLDKLGTTKTRLARTSHLDEDDIGLSFTQTLLVPNKIDLEDASIRLELMHESKQWDFAEFVVSAQVGTGLEELRTASYQALDVMRVYTKHPKAKGPDYERPFTLRRGGTVADVAALVHKDFAEQLKTARVWGAGVHDGTPVKGDHVLSDKDVIELHI; encoded by the coding sequence ATGGCCACGAACCTTACTCCGCAATATCACAAGGCTGAAGAAGCCTATCGCCGGGCCACCACGGTCGACGAGGAACTGAAATGGCTCGAGGTGATGTTCCGCGAGATGCCGAAGCACAAAGCTTCGGAAAAACTGCAGTCGGACCTCAAGCAAAAGATCAGTCGGGCGAAGAAAGAGGTCGAAGCCGCGAAAAAAACGCCGGCCAAGCAGACCGGCGTCAAGATTCCGCGGCAGGGGGCCGGCACAGTGTTGCTCGTGGGCGGGCCCAACGCGGGCAAAAGCCAACTGTTGGCCGCGCTAACCCGGGCCACGCCCGAGATCGCGCCGTATCCCTTCACGACGCGCATACCCTTGCCAGGCATGATGACTTGGGAAGATGTGCAGGTGCAATTGATCGACACCCCGCCGATCACGCCCGACATCTTCGAAACCTACATGCAGGGACTGATTCGCGGCGCGGACCTGGTGCTGCTGCTGGTCGATCTGGGAAGCGATGAAGGAATCGACGAGTGCCAGGCCGTGCTCGACAAGCTGGGCACAACGAAGACGCGCCTGGCGCGGACTTCGCACCTGGACGAGGACGACATCGGCCTGTCATTTACACAGACACTGTTGGTGCCGAACAAGATCGACCTGGAAGACGCCTCGATTCGGCTCGAACTGATGCACGAATCGAAGCAATGGGATTTCGCCGAGTTCGTCGTCTCGGCCCAGGTCGGCACAGGCCTGGAAGAATTACGCACGGCCAGCTACCAGGCACTCGACGTGATGCGCGTCTACACAAAGCATCCCAAGGCGAAAGGCCCAGACTACGAGCGACCATTCACGCTACGCCGCGGCGGCACCGTGGCCGACGTCGCGGCGCTGGTACACAAAGACTTCGCCGAGCAATTGAAGACCGCCCGCGTCTGGGGCGCCGGCGTCCACGACGGCACGCCCGTAAAAGGGGACCACGTGCTCTCAGACAAAGACGTAATAGAGCTGCATATTTAA